In Elaeis guineensis isolate ETL-2024a chromosome 1, EG11, whole genome shotgun sequence, a genomic segment contains:
- the LOC105038164 gene encoding mavicyanin, producing MASAELIRLRFLLLLSAAILTGATDHIVGGHLGWNPNINYSLWSNNQTFYVHDLISFRYPKNMYNVFEVNKTGYDNCTMDGLVGNWSSGKDFIHLDQPKTYYFICGNGLCFSGMKVAVRVFALPTSAASHTASNSSSRATSASPVPRPWPATLVALAAVLAVAWIGIGSAGI from the exons ATGGCGTCGGCTGAGCTGATCCGTCTCCGCTTCCTCCTCCTCCTGTCCGCCGCCATCCTCACCGGCGCTACCGACCACATCGTCGGCGGCCACCTCGGCTGGAATCCCAACATCAACTACTCCCTCTGGTCCAACAACCAGACATTCTACGTCCACGACCTCATCT CGTTTAGGTACCCGAAGAACATGTACAACGTGTTCGAGGTGAACAAGACCGGGTACGACAACTGCACGATGGACGGGTTGGTCGGGAACTGGAGCTCCGGCAAGGACTTCATCCACCTCGACCAGCCCAAAACCTACTACTTCATCTGCGGCAATGGCTTGTGCTTCAGCGGCATGAAGGTCGCCGTCCGGGTCTTCGCCCTCCCTACCTCCGCCGCCTCTCACACAGCTTCCAACTCCTCCTCCCGCGCCACCTCCGCCTCCCCGGTCCCCCGCCCCTGGCCCGCGACGCTCGTTGCCCTCGCCGCCGTCCTTGCTGTGGCCTGGATCGGGATCGGATCTGCCGGGATCTGA